The Spirosoma foliorum genome has a window encoding:
- the hemL gene encoding glutamate-1-semialdehyde 2,1-aminomutase: MNTSEQLFEKAKTLIPGGVNSPVRAFRSVGGTPLFIKSAKGPYLYDEDGRQYIELINSWGPMILGHAFEPVEKAVRDAIQHSFSFGAPTRKEVEMAELIHSMVPSIEKVRMVNSGTEATMAAIRVARGFTNRDKIIKFEGCYHGHGDSFLIAAGSGAMTMGVPDSPGVTKATAADTLTAPYNDLAAVEALLDNNHNQVAAVILEPVVGNMGCVLPEPGFLEGIRSLCDKHGVVLIFDEVMTGFRLAKGGAQERFGITPDLTTMGKIIGGGMPVGAYGGRADIMNMVSPAGPVYQAGTLSGNPIAMSAGLAMLNYLNENPDVYTRLEAIGEKLTTGFRAGLLKAGLNYTINHIGSMFTLFMTEQPVANFIEAKTCDVPLFGRYFHAMLKRGVYLAPSQFESLFLSVALTDELVEQVIQANEESLLEVMHNE, translated from the coding sequence ATGAACACGAGCGAACAATTATTCGAAAAGGCTAAAACGCTGATTCCGGGCGGAGTGAACTCACCTGTACGGGCATTTCGGTCGGTAGGTGGTACACCACTTTTTATAAAATCGGCCAAAGGGCCTTATCTCTACGATGAGGACGGCCGTCAATACATTGAACTGATTAATTCGTGGGGCCCCATGATTTTAGGGCACGCCTTCGAACCGGTCGAAAAAGCCGTTCGGGATGCGATACAGCATTCGTTCTCTTTTGGCGCACCTACGCGCAAGGAAGTTGAAATGGCCGAGTTGATTCATTCAATGGTGCCTTCAATCGAAAAAGTCCGGATGGTTAATTCGGGTACAGAAGCCACTATGGCGGCTATCCGGGTAGCGCGAGGATTTACCAATCGGGATAAAATCATCAAGTTTGAAGGCTGCTATCACGGCCACGGCGACTCGTTTTTGATCGCTGCCGGAAGTGGTGCCATGACGATGGGCGTACCTGATAGTCCGGGCGTAACAAAAGCTACGGCTGCCGATACCTTAACCGCGCCTTATAATGATTTGGCAGCTGTAGAAGCCTTATTGGATAACAACCATAATCAGGTAGCTGCTGTTATTCTGGAGCCTGTTGTAGGAAATATGGGCTGTGTTTTGCCTGAGCCCGGCTTTCTGGAAGGTATTCGCTCGCTGTGCGACAAACATGGGGTTGTCCTGATTTTCGATGAAGTCATGACTGGGTTCCGATTGGCAAAAGGTGGGGCGCAGGAACGATTCGGGATCACGCCCGATCTGACGACGATGGGGAAAATCATTGGCGGTGGTATGCCTGTTGGCGCCTACGGTGGTCGCGCGGATATTATGAATATGGTGTCGCCGGCAGGGCCAGTTTATCAGGCGGGTACATTGTCGGGTAATCCCATTGCCATGTCGGCTGGTCTGGCAATGCTGAATTACCTGAATGAAAACCCTGACGTGTATACGCGTCTGGAAGCAATTGGCGAAAAATTAACGACGGGCTTCCGAGCTGGTTTGCTAAAGGCAGGCCTGAACTACACGATCAACCATATTGGTTCGATGTTCACGCTGTTTATGACGGAACAGCCCGTAGCAAATTTTATCGAAGCTAAGACCTGTGACGTACCATTGTTTGGCCGATATTTCCACGCGATGCTCAAGCGGGGTGTTTACCTGGCACCCTCTCAATTCGAGAGCCTTTTCCTGTCTGTTGCACTGACTGATGAGCTGGTGGAGCAGGTTATTCAGGCGAACGAAGAAAGTTTGCTGGAAGTAATGCATAATGAGTAA
- the bamD gene encoding outer membrane protein assembly factor BamD: MNTKSCWFTVWVLCLCSFLNQQTAKAQIAPEAQRRYNAAVKLVQAGDYERAKTDLNVLIQQRGPLAPYASYHFAIAAFRQKNFAQSRLMLKQLLEYFPDWRKLNDAYYLLAAASMELGQYEEAIGVIQQISDPAFRTDITKLEQTFVPRINDLNRLKQLNKDYPGDRVVGLTLIDLIQRTASDKDDLELSDRLTNRFGVPTVATQSSTTTGAGASNQPTSTVMNPSRNSRAKGYYNIAVMFPFRVDEFDADKRARSNQYVYDLYNGIKLAKSKLQEEGITVNLFAYDLDNDANKTLELVNSPAFAQTDLIIGPLYIEPNRIASAYANQNNIVLLNPIATSNELVANQPMSFLAQPSMNQQAKKVVEHIQSLNGLRRAAIYFGASRKDSLMALAYQNELRQQNYSIVDFRKVSGTAQSMADAMKLTEKPTSTRPVNTTATISLGHVFFASSNDEDGARMLDALSRRKVSAPLVITASAFDLYRTASPTFNRRDLYLLYPDFIDTSREPVISFQEQYVAKRNTIPSVFASEGYDMMLFFGRQLAKNGLQARNRSNLRSDTDDYLLSGFDYTQTNENQIVPIVKYEDGRLVKIN, encoded by the coding sequence ATGAACACCAAATCGTGTTGGTTTACAGTGTGGGTGTTATGCCTTTGCTCGTTTCTGAACCAACAGACAGCAAAGGCTCAGATTGCGCCTGAGGCTCAGCGACGCTATAATGCCGCCGTTAAGCTGGTTCAGGCGGGCGATTACGAGCGGGCTAAAACAGACCTGAATGTGCTGATTCAGCAACGTGGTCCATTAGCTCCCTATGCCAGTTATCATTTTGCCATTGCTGCATTTCGGCAGAAAAACTTCGCCCAATCCCGGCTGATGTTGAAACAGTTGCTGGAGTATTTTCCAGATTGGCGTAAGCTCAATGATGCCTATTATCTGCTCGCTGCCGCTTCGATGGAGCTGGGTCAGTATGAAGAAGCGATCGGCGTTATTCAGCAAATTAGTGACCCCGCTTTCCGGACGGATATTACGAAGCTTGAGCAAACGTTCGTGCCGCGCATTAACGACTTGAATCGGCTGAAGCAACTCAATAAGGACTATCCAGGTGATCGGGTTGTTGGATTGACACTGATCGATCTAATTCAGCGAACAGCAAGTGATAAAGATGATCTGGAACTGTCGGATCGGCTGACGAATCGGTTTGGGGTGCCCACTGTAGCTACTCAATCCAGTACAACAACGGGTGCTGGAGCGTCTAACCAGCCAACATCTACCGTGATGAACCCATCACGAAACTCCCGTGCGAAAGGGTACTATAACATTGCCGTGATGTTCCCATTCCGGGTTGATGAATTTGATGCCGACAAACGGGCGCGCTCCAATCAATACGTTTACGATCTCTACAATGGTATCAAACTGGCTAAGTCCAAATTGCAGGAAGAGGGTATAACCGTCAATCTGTTTGCCTATGATCTGGATAACGACGCGAATAAAACACTGGAGCTAGTCAATAGCCCTGCCTTTGCGCAAACCGATTTAATCATTGGACCACTGTATATTGAGCCTAACCGGATTGCCTCGGCCTATGCCAATCAAAATAATATCGTGCTGTTGAATCCGATTGCCACCAGTAATGAACTAGTCGCCAATCAGCCAATGTCGTTTCTGGCACAGCCTTCCATGAATCAGCAGGCTAAGAAAGTGGTCGAACATATTCAGAGCCTGAATGGGCTTCGTCGGGCGGCAATTTACTTTGGAGCATCCCGAAAAGATTCGCTAATGGCACTGGCTTATCAAAATGAACTCAGGCAACAGAATTATTCAATTGTCGATTTTCGGAAAGTAAGTGGTACCGCACAGTCAATGGCGGATGCGATGAAACTGACTGAAAAGCCAACGAGTACGCGCCCAGTAAATACAACGGCTACCATTAGTTTGGGGCATGTGTTCTTTGCCAGTAGCAATGACGAAGATGGAGCCCGTATGCTTGATGCCTTGAGCCGTCGAAAAGTGAGTGCTCCGCTGGTAATAACTGCTTCGGCTTTTGATTTATACCGGACTGCATCGCCCACGTTTAATCGTCGGGACTTGTACCTACTTTATCCCGATTTTATCGACACATCAAGGGAGCCTGTCATTTCCTTTCAGGAACAGTATGTGGCCAAGCGCAATACGATTCCATCGGTTTTCGCCAGCGAAGGCTACGATATGATGTTATTCTTTGGGCGACAATTGGCTAAAAATGGATTACAGGCCCGTAATCGCAGTAACCTTCGCTCCGATACCGATGACTATTTACTGTCAGGCTTTGATTATACACAAACCAACGAAAACCAAATCGTCCCAATCGTAAAATACGAAGACGGGCGGTTGGTGAAAATTAATTAG
- a CDS encoding GMC oxidoreductase yields MDPFQIQKAPTQYDVVIVGSGAGGGMAAYTLAKAGAKVALLEAGGYFDPADPKYITQLKWPWESPRRGAGTTRAFGDFDAAWGGWDIEGEPYSAKQGTEFYWFRSRMLGGRTNHWGRISMRFGPDDFRRRSLTGIGDDWPIAYEDLKPFYDRVDKMIGVFGSIETDFPNEPNGHFLPPPKPRLHELMLRKGARSIGVPVIPSRLSILTKPINKERGSCFYCSQCGRACQAYADFSSSSVLCIPAVKTGNVTLINGAMAREVLTDPKTGLATGVSYVDTRTLEEVTIKAKSVILSASTCETARLLLNSKSSRFPNGLANSSGVIGKYLNDSTGASRSGFVPALMDRKRYNEDGVGGMHVFTPWWLDNKKLDFPRGYHIEYGGGMGMPGYGFGGGMENMNGRFPGRDGKMKPGGGYGAGLKDDYRRFYGAYIGMAGRGEPIPLESNYCEIDPNTVDKYGIPTLRFHYKWSENEVKQAKHMQDTFEEIIHAMGGTPLGNKPGPENNYGLEAPGKIIHEVGTVRMGNDPQKSALNKWQQAHDVKNLFVVDAAPFVSQGDKNVTWTILASSMRTSEYLIDEVKKKNL; encoded by the coding sequence ATGGATCCATTTCAGATTCAAAAAGCACCCACCCAATATGATGTAGTCATTGTTGGCTCAGGGGCTGGGGGTGGCATGGCGGCTTATACACTGGCGAAAGCGGGTGCAAAAGTCGCGTTGTTAGAAGCGGGTGGTTATTTTGACCCAGCTGATCCCAAATACATTACCCAATTGAAATGGCCCTGGGAGTCACCTCGCCGTGGCGCTGGTACAACGCGTGCATTTGGTGATTTTGACGCTGCCTGGGGTGGTTGGGATATTGAAGGCGAGCCTTATTCGGCGAAACAAGGTACCGAATTCTACTGGTTCCGGTCTCGAATGCTGGGTGGACGTACCAATCACTGGGGACGTATTTCCATGCGTTTTGGTCCCGACGATTTCCGCCGTCGTTCACTGACGGGTATCGGCGATGACTGGCCAATTGCGTATGAAGATCTGAAACCGTTCTACGACCGGGTTGATAAGATGATTGGGGTATTTGGTTCGATAGAGACCGACTTCCCAAATGAACCGAACGGTCACTTCCTGCCACCGCCTAAACCCCGCTTGCATGAACTGATGCTTCGGAAAGGGGCGAGGAGTATTGGGGTTCCGGTAATTCCGTCGCGCTTGAGCATCCTGACCAAGCCCATCAACAAAGAACGTGGCTCTTGCTTCTATTGCAGCCAGTGCGGACGGGCCTGTCAGGCTTATGCCGACTTCTCGTCGTCGTCGGTACTTTGTATTCCAGCGGTTAAAACGGGTAATGTAACGCTCATTAATGGCGCAATGGCTCGGGAAGTACTGACTGATCCTAAAACGGGTCTGGCAACGGGCGTAAGCTACGTAGATACCCGCACGCTCGAAGAAGTGACGATTAAAGCAAAGTCCGTTATTCTGAGCGCCAGCACCTGCGAAACAGCCCGGCTTTTACTGAACTCTAAATCCTCTCGTTTCCCGAATGGATTGGCGAACAGCAGTGGGGTAATCGGTAAATACCTGAACGATTCAACCGGTGCCAGCCGCTCGGGCTTTGTTCCAGCGCTGATGGATCGTAAACGCTATAATGAAGATGGCGTAGGTGGTATGCACGTATTTACACCCTGGTGGCTCGATAACAAGAAACTAGACTTTCCACGTGGTTACCACATTGAATATGGCGGTGGCATGGGAATGCCTGGCTATGGATTTGGTGGCGGCATGGAAAACATGAACGGTCGGTTCCCTGGTCGGGATGGTAAAATGAAGCCCGGCGGAGGTTATGGCGCTGGCTTGAAAGACGATTATCGCCGGTTCTATGGTGCTTATATTGGTATGGCTGGCCGGGGTGAACCCATTCCGCTCGAAAGCAACTACTGTGAAATTGACCCTAACACCGTCGATAAATACGGTATCCCAACTCTACGGTTCCATTACAAATGGTCGGAGAATGAGGTGAAACAAGCCAAACACATGCAGGATACCTTCGAGGAGATCATCCATGCAATGGGCGGTACTCCACTGGGGAATAAACCAGGTCCTGAGAATAATTATGGACTTGAAGCTCCGGGAAAAATCATTCACGAAGTAGGTACAGTTCGGATGGGTAACGACCCTCAGAAATCGGCGTTAAACAAATGGCAGCAGGCTCACGATGTGAAAAACCTGTTTGTGGTTGATGCCGCTCCATTTGTATCGCAGGGCGACAAAAACGTAACCTGGACTATTCTGGCCAGCTCCATGCGTACCAGTGAATATTTGATTGACGAAGTCAAAAAGAAAAATTTATAA
- the yidC gene encoding membrane protein insertase YidC, producing MDRNQIIGIVLILAMLVGYQLLVPKPAPDKQPAQKTITTKPNSASGAEAAISKAEQPLDSAAAKAQFGDFASAATGTARDIVVENKDIKVTFSTEGGQVKEVVLKNYKTYDQKPLVLIDEQSSKSVLELPTNRGKIDLHKLYYQTTAQNSTVSGQAQQIVFRAEVAPGQSIEQVYTVPAEGYVLDYDLKLNGLGNAVGNDNIRFLWEDKMRQYENDLSNNRRAATINYLTADENFQNLTEGESNQETTVEEPVQWFTIKHKYFLAGLVAKNAPLTKANFKTLVDPTDSSVVKTAIADVSLSMADVKAGKGQYKLFYGPNDFQLLGSVAPEFDRNVYLGYSVLKPINKYFFVPVFNYFGKFISNYGLLIIALVVFVKLILTPLTYKSYVSMAKMRVLQPELNEMKERVGDDMTKQQAEQMKLYQEVGVSPLSGCVPVLATMPILFALFMLFPNLIELRQKSFLWASDLSTYDAFLKFPTLPFIGSHLSLFTVLMTASSIAYAYYNNQTTPTQPGPVNMKALSYVFPLMFMFVLNSYPAGLTFYYFVSNIVTITQQQLIRRFVDEDKIKAVLDENRRKNAAGQGKKPGGFQALLQRQLAAADEARKQAEEAQKKAKSKKS from the coding sequence ATGGATCGTAATCAAATAATTGGCATTGTCCTGATTCTGGCGATGCTGGTCGGTTACCAACTGCTGGTACCGAAACCTGCGCCCGATAAACAGCCGGCTCAAAAAACAATAACCACAAAACCGAATTCTGCATCCGGTGCGGAAGCGGCTATTAGTAAGGCTGAGCAACCACTCGATTCAGCTGCCGCTAAGGCCCAGTTTGGTGATTTTGCCTCAGCGGCTACTGGTACAGCCCGGGATATTGTTGTTGAAAACAAAGATATCAAAGTAACCTTCAGTACAGAAGGAGGACAGGTGAAGGAAGTAGTGCTGAAAAACTACAAAACCTACGACCAGAAACCACTGGTGTTGATCGATGAACAAAGCAGCAAGTCTGTCCTGGAATTACCGACCAATCGGGGTAAGATTGATTTGCATAAACTGTATTATCAGACAACCGCTCAGAACAGTACCGTAAGCGGACAAGCCCAGCAAATTGTGTTCCGGGCAGAAGTGGCACCGGGTCAATCCATCGAGCAGGTTTATACCGTGCCTGCCGAAGGCTATGTTCTGGACTATGACCTGAAATTGAATGGTCTGGGCAATGCCGTTGGGAATGACAACATCCGGTTCCTCTGGGAAGACAAGATGCGTCAGTATGAGAATGACTTGAGCAATAACCGCCGGGCGGCTACGATCAATTACCTCACCGCCGACGAGAATTTTCAGAATCTGACCGAAGGCGAAAGCAATCAGGAAACAACGGTTGAAGAACCTGTACAGTGGTTTACCATTAAGCACAAATATTTCCTGGCGGGTTTGGTGGCCAAAAATGCGCCATTGACTAAGGCGAATTTTAAAACCCTGGTAGACCCAACGGATAGCAGTGTCGTAAAAACGGCCATTGCGGATGTAAGCCTGTCGATGGCTGATGTTAAAGCGGGCAAAGGGCAATACAAGCTCTTTTATGGCCCGAACGATTTTCAGTTACTGGGAAGTGTGGCCCCGGAGTTTGATCGTAACGTGTACCTGGGCTACTCGGTGTTGAAGCCGATTAACAAGTATTTCTTTGTACCCGTCTTTAACTACTTTGGGAAGTTCATCTCGAACTATGGGCTGCTGATTATCGCCCTGGTGGTGTTCGTAAAGCTCATTCTAACACCGTTAACCTACAAGTCGTACGTCAGTATGGCTAAAATGCGGGTGTTGCAGCCAGAATTGAATGAGATGAAGGAGCGTGTTGGCGACGACATGACCAAGCAACAAGCTGAGCAGATGAAACTATATCAGGAGGTGGGCGTTAGTCCGTTGAGTGGTTGTGTTCCGGTGTTGGCTACCATGCCCATCCTGTTCGCCCTGTTCATGTTGTTCCCGAACCTAATTGAGCTGCGGCAAAAGTCGTTCCTGTGGGCGAGTGACCTGTCTACCTACGATGCGTTCCTTAAATTCCCGACGCTTCCGTTTATTGGTAGCCATTTGAGTTTGTTTACTGTTCTGATGACTGCATCGTCGATCGCATACGCGTATTACAATAACCAGACGACGCCAACGCAACCGGGGCCGGTGAATATGAAAGCGCTTAGCTATGTATTCCCGCTGATGTTTATGTTCGTGCTGAACTCTTACCCAGCTGGTCTTACATTCTATTACTTTGTATCGAACATTGTTACGATCACGCAGCAACAACTCATTCGCCGATTTGTTGATGAGGATAAAATAAAAGCGGTACTGGACGAAAACCGCCGGAAAAATGCAGCTGGTCAGGGTAAGAAACCCGGTGGATTCCAGGCTTTGCTGCAACGCCAACTCGCAGCGGCCGATGAAGCCCGTAAACAGGCTGAAGAAGCGCAGAAGAAAGCGAAGTCTAAAAAATCATAA
- a CDS encoding CTP synthase: MAATGPKSAKYIFVTGGVTSSLGKGIIASSLAKLLQSRGLTVTIQKFDPYINIDPGTLNPYEHGECYVTDDGAETDLDLGHYERFLNRPTSQANNITTGRIYNNVITRERRGDFLGKTVQVVPHITDEIKRNIRLLGETGDYDIVITEIGGCVGDIESLPFVEAVRQLKFELGEKDTLVIHLTLVPYLQSAGELKTKPTQHSVRMLLENGVQPDIIACRTEHPLPQDIRRKIAQFCNVQVSSVIEAIDAETIYDVPLLMQKERLDQRALYMLDLYNDKDADLDVWKAFLGRLKNPGDTVRIGLVGKYVELHDAYKSIAEAFIHAGATNECKVQLEWIQSETLVDEHHCAEVLSQLDGVLVAPGFGERGIDGKINAVRFVREKGIPFLGICLGMQMAVIEYARNVMGIEDAHSTEMEPHTANPVISMMEAQKSITDKGGTMRLGAYACKLKRDSLAHQIYGKTQISERHRHRYEFNNDYLQAFEKAGLRPTGVNPDTGLVEIVELAKEIHPWYVGVQFHPELKSTVLNPHPLFVKFVKAALTYSQQKRAESSSITTAHVETVDAVD; encoded by the coding sequence ATGGCGGCTACGGGACCAAAATCTGCAAAATACATCTTTGTTACTGGCGGAGTAACTTCATCATTAGGCAAGGGCATTATTGCCTCTTCGCTAGCTAAATTGCTTCAATCCAGGGGCCTAACAGTAACGATCCAGAAATTCGATCCTTACATTAATATTGACCCCGGTACACTCAATCCATACGAACACGGCGAATGCTACGTCACCGACGACGGTGCCGAAACGGATCTTGATTTAGGCCACTACGAGCGCTTCCTGAATCGGCCAACTTCGCAGGCGAATAACATCACTACCGGGCGAATTTATAACAACGTGATCACCCGCGAACGCCGGGGCGATTTCTTAGGAAAAACGGTACAGGTTGTGCCCCATATCACCGACGAAATCAAACGGAACATCCGGCTTCTGGGCGAAACGGGCGACTATGACATCGTCATTACCGAGATCGGCGGTTGCGTGGGTGACATCGAATCGCTGCCATTTGTGGAAGCTGTTCGGCAGTTAAAGTTTGAACTTGGCGAAAAAGATACGCTGGTTATTCACCTGACATTAGTGCCCTATCTGCAATCGGCAGGTGAGTTAAAGACCAAGCCAACCCAACACTCGGTGCGGATGCTGCTTGAGAACGGTGTTCAGCCCGATATTATCGCCTGTCGTACCGAACACCCACTGCCACAGGATATTCGCCGGAAAATCGCGCAGTTCTGTAACGTTCAGGTAAGTTCCGTAATCGAAGCCATCGATGCCGAGACGATCTACGACGTACCGTTACTGATGCAGAAAGAGCGGCTTGATCAGCGCGCTTTATACATGCTCGACCTGTATAATGATAAAGATGCCGATCTGGATGTCTGGAAAGCATTTTTGGGGCGGCTTAAAAATCCGGGAGATACCGTCCGGATCGGTTTAGTTGGTAAATATGTCGAATTGCACGACGCCTATAAATCCATTGCCGAGGCATTTATTCATGCAGGCGCTACCAACGAGTGTAAAGTGCAGCTGGAGTGGATTCAGTCGGAAACGCTGGTGGATGAACATCATTGCGCTGAGGTATTGAGCCAACTGGATGGCGTACTGGTTGCTCCAGGTTTCGGAGAGCGCGGTATTGATGGAAAAATCAATGCCGTACGTTTTGTGCGCGAAAAAGGAATTCCATTTCTGGGTATTTGTTTAGGTATGCAGATGGCGGTGATCGAATACGCCCGGAATGTGATGGGTATTGAAGACGCTCACTCAACCGAGATGGAGCCTCATACGGCTAATCCGGTCATCAGCATGATGGAAGCCCAGAAAAGCATTACCGACAAAGGCGGTACCATGCGATTGGGTGCCTATGCCTGCAAACTCAAACGGGATTCGCTGGCTCACCAGATTTACGGAAAAACGCAGATTAGCGAACGGCACCGTCATCGGTACGAATTTAATAATGACTACTTGCAGGCTTTTGAAAAAGCGGGCCTTCGCCCGACGGGCGTTAACCCCGATACAGGCTTGGTAGAGATTGTTGAGTTGGCTAAAGAAATTCACCCCTGGTACGTAGGCGTGCAGTTTCACCCAGAGCTTAAAAGCACCGTATTAAATCCACATCCGCTGTTTGTTAAGTTTGTGAAAGCTGCGCTTACCTATAGTCAACAAAAACGGGCCGAGTCGTCGTCTATAACGACCGCCCATGTAGAAACTGTCGATGCGGTTGATTAA
- a CDS encoding glycosyltransferase, which produces MFFSIIIPVFNRPDELRELLSSLTKQTYTNFEVIIVEDGSTLKADGVVAEFAASLTIRYFFKENSGQGFTRNYGFEQAKGDYFVIFDSDALIPAHYFSAVNDQLSQAWLDAYGGPDAAHPDFTPIQKAISYSMTSVFTTGGIRGSKKNLGGTYHPRSFNMGLSRKVWETIGGYKLSRMGEDIEFAIRIIENGFKTGLIQDAFIYHKRRTNFGQFYRQLRFFGRARINISRYYPSELKLVHTFPAVFTLFLVSIPVWALISPILFGLAIGFVLLLAVLILIDATQKEKSIKVGLLSVEAAFVQLTGYGIGFISEGWKRFWEPKQFRETGASIEYPS; this is translated from the coding sequence ATGTTTTTCTCCATCATCATCCCCGTCTTCAATCGACCCGACGAACTGCGCGAATTACTGAGTAGTTTGACGAAACAGACGTATACAAACTTTGAGGTAATCATTGTTGAGGATGGGTCTACACTCAAGGCGGATGGAGTTGTAGCGGAGTTTGCGGCCAGCCTTACTATTCGGTACTTTTTCAAAGAAAATTCGGGGCAGGGATTTACGCGTAACTATGGTTTCGAGCAAGCGAAGGGCGATTACTTCGTCATTTTTGACTCGGATGCATTAATTCCTGCTCACTATTTTTCGGCTGTTAACGACCAACTGAGTCAAGCCTGGTTAGATGCGTACGGTGGTCCCGACGCGGCCCATCCCGATTTTACACCCATTCAGAAAGCCATTAGTTACTCCATGACCTCCGTTTTTACAACAGGTGGCATTCGGGGTAGTAAGAAAAACCTGGGAGGAACCTATCATCCTCGTAGCTTCAACATGGGCTTGTCGCGGAAAGTATGGGAAACGATTGGCGGGTATAAACTGAGTCGGATGGGGGAGGACATCGAATTCGCCATTCGAATTATTGAAAATGGATTCAAGACGGGGCTCATTCAAGACGCGTTTATTTACCATAAACGCCGAACGAATTTTGGTCAATTTTATCGACAACTCCGCTTTTTTGGTCGTGCCCGAATTAACATCTCCCGTTATTATCCCAGCGAGCTAAAACTTGTGCATACATTTCCAGCCGTGTTTACGCTATTTCTCGTATCCATTCCGGTCTGGGCGCTGATAAGCCCCATACTCTTTGGGTTGGCTATCGGTTTTGTACTTCTCCTGGCGGTTCTGATTTTGATCGACGCCACGCAAAAGGAAAAAAGTATCAAAGTTGGGTTGTTGAGTGTCGAAGCGGCTTTTGTCCAGTTAACGGGCTACGGAATCGGCTTTATTTCAGAAGGTTGGAAGCGCTTTTGGGAACCGAAACAGTTTCGGGAAACAGGGGCCAGTATTGAGTACCCATCCTGA
- a CDS encoding gluconate 2-dehydrogenase subunit 3 family protein encodes MKRRDSLKTLSLASFGLAVNPVEAAVPAPPDPKPLKIPGGRQKHEAERDAKLHAEKFFTPHELQTVTVLCDIIIPADERSGSASQAGVPAFIEFMMKDQPRNQTPMRGGIRWLDNTCVKRYGKQFVLCTKTQQIDMVDQIAYPGKATPDMTQGVSFFNMMRNMTASGFYTSQIGIKDLGYVGNVPNQWNGVPDDVLKQYGLAYEQREIDAWKE; translated from the coding sequence ATGAAACGCAGAGATTCCTTAAAAACGCTATCGCTCGCCAGCTTTGGTTTAGCTGTTAATCCTGTCGAAGCCGCTGTTCCAGCACCACCCGATCCGAAACCTCTGAAAATTCCGGGTGGACGGCAGAAGCATGAAGCTGAGCGTGACGCAAAACTTCACGCGGAAAAATTCTTTACTCCCCACGAGCTACAAACTGTCACCGTTCTGTGCGATATTATCATACCCGCCGATGAACGGTCGGGGAGTGCCTCGCAGGCCGGTGTACCAGCGTTTATCGAATTTATGATGAAAGATCAGCCGCGCAACCAGACGCCGATGCGGGGTGGTATTCGCTGGCTGGACAACACTTGCGTGAAACGCTATGGCAAGCAGTTTGTACTTTGCACCAAGACGCAGCAGATTGACATGGTTGATCAGATTGCTTATCCTGGTAAAGCCACTCCCGACATGACGCAGGGTGTTTCGTTTTTCAATATGATGCGTAACATGACTGCTTCAGGCTTTTATACCAGCCAGATCGGCATCAAAGACCTTGGTTACGTTGGGAACGTACCGAACCAGTGGAACGGTGTGCCTGACGACGTCCTGAAGCAATACGGCCTTGCGTATGAACAACGCGAGATCGATGCCTGGAAAGAATAG
- a CDS encoding four helix bundle protein, giving the protein MAKINRFEDLDVWQFARQLSNDIYWLTQKGTFAKDFELKNQINRASGSIMDNIAEGFGRANRAEFIVFLGYSMGSGTEVKSQLYRAFDRHHVDLECFNELYGRADRVGKMLFGLIQALKKSPVRGLKYKVSEPEEPYELADYPD; this is encoded by the coding sequence ATGGCTAAGATCAATCGATTCGAAGATCTAGATGTTTGGCAATTTGCTCGTCAATTGTCAAATGATATCTATTGGCTAACTCAAAAAGGGACTTTTGCCAAAGACTTCGAGTTGAAAAATCAAATTAACCGAGCAAGTGGTTCAATTATGGATAATATAGCCGAAGGGTTTGGACGAGCAAACCGAGCTGAATTCATTGTTTTTCTTGGTTACTCAATGGGCTCAGGCACTGAAGTGAAATCTCAACTGTATCGTGCCTTCGATAGGCACCATGTTGATTTAGAGTGCTTCAATGAACTTTATGGACGTGCTGACCGAGTTGGAAAAATGCTGTTTGGCTTAATTCAAGCTCTGAAGAAGTCGCCTGTTCGGGGACTTAAATACAAAGTTTCTGAACCTGAAGAACCCTATGAATTAGCAGACTATCCCGATTGA